A window of Meleagris gallopavo isolate NT-WF06-2002-E0010 breed Aviagen turkey brand Nicholas breeding stock chromosome 26, Turkey_5.1, whole genome shotgun sequence genomic DNA:
TTTGCATTAAATCAAATAGATTCTCATGGTTTCTACCTAAGGAAAAGCTCTTTTCTACTTGTGCTCAGACTCTTCTTGGGAAAAGCCATTTCttcatcagctgctgctgcagatcgTTGGGAAAGAGGGTGGGACCTTCATGCTGACGTCCTTTGGGCCGTGCCTGGCTATAAAGAGcgaggcagtgctgcagccaagAAACTCTGCCAGGCAGTTTGCAGGGACTGCCTTTATTCTGCAGCCACTACAATTCGCTTTGAGGAACAGAAGAGGGAGTTGGGCCTAACGATGGAGAATTAAATACAACTGTCATGTTCTTGATGTGAAACTGgatacttctttcttttgcagctcAGCAAGGTTTTATTCCCACCCTTCCTTTCTCATCTCTCTTCTCACACCAGAAGTAATGCTGCAAACAGTCTGCACGAGCCCTGAACTACTGGTCAACcaaaacatcactgaaaatgAGAACTGTGGCTACAGTCCAGGCCAGGGATCTCCGCAGCCTGGGGAAACTGCCAGCCCCAAAAGGCATTTTCAACAAAGCCCATCACTGCCAGACTCTGGATTAACTGAACTCAATGTCGCAAGCCCTGAGATCTACCCAGCTCCTCCACATAAACCTCCAGCGATGTCTGCTCCCACTGGTAAGATCAAACCTTTAttgacattttctgttttatgctgCTTTTGCGAAGTGAAGAGGTTCATACACTGACTTGTGACTCCGTTTGTGCCAGCAGCGTTCAGCTTCTGTGGCAGCATCGTCAAACAAAGGCTCATGGCGTGCTGCTGCTCACACCTTGTTGTTATTTGGCTGTGCTCTGCCATGCTGAAGTCAGAAATTGTTCTTCTTGCTGAAGGGCAGCTCAGTACTCCATTATTTCTGCCTATCTCCAACGTTCTGCTGCTCATTCACAATCTGAATTGCAAGTTTGGTTCTGAATTTAATGGCAATGTAATATAGATACAACCTTTGAGTTGTTAATCTTACAAAATCAGGTGAAAGTGCTTGGTCAattgttgctgtgcttttcacTTTCAAGGATACAACCATGCATGTAATGTAACCCACTATCAGGCATTTTTACTGAGGAATAGCTTGAAAGATAATAACACGCCTGCAATTGTGTTTTTTCATATTGCTTTTCACAGAGTCCTttgaaacagaatcatagaaccacagaacagcTCCCGTTGGAGGGGagctcaaagcccacccagtgccacccccagccatgggcagggctgccccccaccagctcaggctgcccagggccccatcccacctggcctcgagtgcctgcagggatggggcaccacagctctctgggcagcagtgccagcgcctcaccgccctctgacaACAGGATTGCTTCCTCACAGCTAACCCACATCTCCACTCTTttaacttaaagccatttctccttgtcctacaGTCACTATCAGGCCGTAAAAAGTTGGTCCTTTTCCTCCTTGGAAGCTCCCTTCAGGTACAAGAAGGAAATACCCTACAAAGACTAAATCATTCTTCTTCAAAACATCAGCCTAACATAGGAATCAGTCCCACTTCTAGAGCAGTCTGAGCAATAACCTACACTTTAGAAGTCCCAGCACTCAGTGACAGGCTGGGCAGGCACAaacagcacagccctcagcaccAAGCATTCACTGCATCCTCAGTGCTGGGGACAAAGGGGTGTCAGCTTTCATTGCCTGGAACGGGGCACAGAAACAGCATCACACAACTAGAAACCTCCTCTCGTGCAGCTGCACTcctgtcagcactgctgctttgggcagcTGCACCATGCACacctgctgggctgtgctgcagcctcatGCTGACCCCAGCATGTGTCCTTCAGTCTGCTCATGTCGTGTGTTAGCTAGTGGGATGCTGCTGAGCCAATGCAATCAAACTGTCATTTCACAATGATGATAGCTGTTACTGACTGTGTGCTATGGGAAGGTTGATCATCTTGAAGGGGAGAGGGGTCAGGGACGTGGTGTTATATAAAAGGTGTTTCAAAAGCAATGCATTTAAACTCCTAATCTGGGCAAGTCTTTCAAGTTTGGGGATTCAAGTCTAAGATGCAAGAAGAACTAGCAAACAATTACAGAGCAGCTTGTTTTGATGATGGCAAACTTGTTTGGACAATTACGTATGTTCTCAAGTAACTATTTCATTTCAATACAGAAAACCCTTGCTTCCCTTTGCATCACACTGCACTGAcctctcacagaatcacagaatcactcaggttggaaaagaccttaaagatcatcgagtccaaccacgacctaaccatacgaccctaactctaacaaccctcccCTAAATCATGTTTCTCTATACACCAAGAGCCACTGCAGAAAGACTTTGGACATGGCATCACTATCTCAATTCCAAAACAATTCTATTCCTTATATTTTTTAACCAATGTCAATAAAATAAACTGCGGGACAGGAAACTGCACCAAAATATTTACTGCAGCTCACTGGAGCAGCCCAAGAAGCGATGTGTTACAGTAATTGGTGAGCAGGAAGCGTCTTAATAAAAGGCCAGAGCTAAGGAAGACGTGGGGTGGTGTGGAAATTTCCCACAAGTGATGATGAACACCAGAATCACAGCTCGCAGGGTGACCTCATCCTCCCGCTGCCCTCTAACAGCTCAGAGAATTCTGTTCCTTTAAGCATCGTGTGGTGACTTTTCCAGACTCGGCCCTGAGCTCGGATCCCCCTCCTCGGAGGCGTTACATGGGTGTGAGGGTGAAGATGCCGGTGCGGGAGCTGCTGAGGAAGGTCCGGCTTTCCAgggggctgcagccagctgccagccaggtaagggctgcaggagggcgGCCCTCAGAGTGGGGCAGCAAGAAGCCATCCGTGATCTGAATAATGCCCTGCAATCCATCCGAAGATGGCCTAAAGAAACAACTTTGCCCTTTGGCTCTAACAGCCCAGGCTTCCAAAAAGGCTGTGCCCTTGTCCTCGTGTGGCTGCTGCAAATTGCCTGCTCGTGGAAATTCATTCGTGTGCAGTCCCTGCTGTGCAAAGTACACAGTGCAAAATACAATTCTCTTAGCTTAGGTCACACAGTTTGCCATTGTTTCACTTTCTAACATGCAAGCATCTTAAATgtagctttgtttttattattatttttgtctccTCAGGAAGCCTCATTAGTGAAGACGGCAAGCAAAGGATCCTCAGGAAAAACAGGTCGGGAGGCTTCTCTCAGTGACACCACCTCCTTTGCACATAGGGACATCAGTGTTGAGTACCAAGGAGCCCCACGCCATCCCTAGGGCCCCTCCAATGGCAGGAGCAGGGCGGCCATGCACCTTCCCCGTGGATGAGTTATCTGGGACAGAACACTTCTGTGTTGGCCCCCCTGCCCCAAACTCAAgatggcttttttcttcctttcttttcaacagaaaagagaagagttCACCCTTATACAGAGAAGCAGCTTAGACAGGTATGCATAACACCTTCAGCGCCGCGCTGCCAGCCTCCCCAGGCGCATTTCACATATATCACCCAGCAAGAACAGGACACTTCATGTCTGATTTCCCTCCCCCATCTTCCACCCTCCCCacttttgttgctgtttcagAGCAAGCAGAGCATCGGGCAAACGCTAAAAGGCTTAGAGGACCTGGATATCCtggtggaggtgctgcaggaagaCCTGAACAAAAGCCAGCTGAAGAAGGAATCTCTGCGTGCTGCACCCGATGGCTTTTGGCAGGgcttccctgcagagctgcaggcccCTTGGTGGGGAGCTGGAGGAAGCAAGCAGGCAGCTGCCAGCGTGCAGGAAAGGTGCCAAAGCTTCACCAAGCTGCGTTCTCATTGTTGCTTTACAGACTGCAGCTCGGCATTGCAGGAGGAGGTAGAGAGCTCCTTTTGTGATGGTCAGAAAGACGTGCACGAGCCTGATTCACCAGGAACGTTCTCAAGgacaagggagaaagagagcagCTGGTGGATGCAGGGCGTGGGTAGCAGCACCCAGAAGGACTGCTGGGCACAGCCTGCACAGAGCACATCTCCCTGCTTCGATCCACCAGGCGCCCATCCAGAGCCATTTGTGGAGGCTGACAGCGACTCTCTGGGTTCCAGGGGATGCTCGAGGCAGACCTCGATTGCTTTCACACAGCAGGATCTCTCCGCCATCTCTTTCTTCCAGTTCCAGCTACACAGGGAGGAAAGCTTGCTGAGGAATATTCCGGCAGACAAACTGCTTGCACCTGATGAAAATGGCAACAGGTCtccagctttttttcctatagaaATACATTGATTTCTATTTCCTGGCGCTGTAACTTCAACTGCTAGTTCAGGGCATGCCTGTGGCAAAGGTCTTCTAGCTCCATGGCATGTTCAGATGTGCTCCAGAACCCCCAGTTTTAGACCAAATCAACATTCCATTAGTAAAATTAGAAATACTTCATGTCTGTGGTGGTACTGTAGACTACAATTGCCATAGGACAAATTCAGTGGGAACAATATTCAAGACTAAATTGTAAATGTAAGCtcacaagaaaatgaaatcaagcaAAGCTAGTCATTGCTACAGAAGAAGATTTGCAAAAGAGATCTTTTCCATGCTGCACTCTAAGGAAAATTACTTTTGGGTTCTGTGCAGTTCAGCTAGCTTGAAAACATTGGGATCAAACTCTCACATGTGAATAAAACTAATTACAGTTAAGAAATTAAGACAGTTTGACTGTATTTAAGTAAATGTCAGGAGCTAACAATTGCAGCAAACACACATTTACAAAGCACATAAGCTCCAGATGACAAGGTCAGAAGAACATACAAAGGCAAGACCACACACCAAATACACCATCCCTGAGGCACAGTTATCGTGCTCTGggataagagaaagaaaaaataaagggaaaaataccACCAATGCCTGTGTCAGTATTTCCTCCAGGCAGAAAGAAAGGCTCACCCAAATTAACAAGAATTCCAGTATGAGATTCAGGAGAAACACTATTTTGAGCAGCTCGCTGAGACTGGAGTTATACCTTGGTACTCGGTCCTACATAGGACTGAATTACGGtttggaaatacttcttttaaGTGCAGGAAAGAGGCTTCCCTTCTTTGggttttcctctgctttttctgtgtactaaaggggaaaaaaaaaaaagggaggaaatcAGGTCTGGTTGGTGGCTAGAAGGAAGggtgcagcagctcctggatAGGAGAGGAATGGGGTAATGGTGAGAAGGGAGGACCAAGAAATCCTGGCAGACAATAAATTCaaacaaagctgaaaatcaGCAACTCCTTTATTAACACAgactaaataaattaaatgcttAAATATCTCAAGTTTTTGGTGTTTGTGACCCCCTAACATTTCAAGCTTTGAAATCTCCGTTACTTTTGAGTAATTTAGCCATTATTTTATCTTCTACTTGTTTAAAACATCTTCTGTTCCAGGCTGCTGCACAAGGCTGTTGCTCAGGGAAGAAGAGCTCTGACTTACGCGCTGGCACGGAGATTTGCATCCCTAAATAAAATTGACGAGAAGGATGCAGAGAAACGGGTAGGATGCTGACTTGCCAAGAGTCATTTCCTATGGCACGCAGATGCCTTTCAAACCCTGATAAACACCTTCCTTTTGGGAAGGAGTGGCTGCTATCCTCGagtaaagaggaaaacagaaggatgGAGGCAGTGCTCCGAGCTGAGCAAGTCATAGCATAGCTGGGCAGGGAGCCCAGCATCCCCACTCCCCATCTCGTTCTCTAACGAGCACTGTGAAATGTAGGATTGGCTTTAAAGCAACAATGAGTTTCTCTCGTTCTTCTCTCCCCAGACAGCACTACATCTCGCTGCAGAAAAGAACCAGCACCTGATGGTCAGTGACCTTATATCCCTGGGGGCAAACGTCAACGAGCAGGACGGGCGGGGGAAAACCCCACTCCACCTGTGTGCAGAGAACGGGTACCTGCGGGTCTTGGAGGTGCGTTgatcattgctgctgtgcaACGGATGTGCAAAGATAGAGCAAAAGTCAGATGCGTGCTCTTCTGTTCAAAATAGACAAGGGTTTTATGAAACCTGCAAGTTACCTTTGGTCTGATGTGGTTAACGTGAGATAGAATTAGGGCATCTGGGCCTTAGATTTATCGTCTCAAGATCTTCTTGATTTCAGGTTTTGAAAAACTGCAAAGACAGCGGTGTGTGTGTGGCAGTGAACCTGACGGACCATTGCGGTAAGAGGAAACGCTTCACCATTTGGATGCTTTGTGTCAGAAGCCTCAAACAACAGATTTTACCCGGGCCAAAGGATGATCAATTTGGCATTCGAACAGTCTGCCCTCGTG
This region includes:
- the LOC104914367 gene encoding NF-kappa-B inhibitor zeta-like; amino-acid sequence: MLQTVCTSPELLVNQNITENENCGYSPGQGSPQPGETASPKRHFQQSPSLPDSGLTELNVASPEIYPAPPHKPPAMSAPTDSALSSDPPPRRRYMGVRVKMPVRELLRKVRLSRGLQPAASQEASLVKTASKGSSGKTEKRRVHPYTEKQLRQSKQSIGQTLKGLEDLDILVEVLQEDLNKSQLKKESLRAAPDGFWQGFPAELQAPWWGAGGSKQAAASVQERCQSFTKLRSHCCFTDCSSALQEEVESSFCDGQKDVHEPDSPGTFSRTREKESSWWMQGVGSSTQKDCWAQPAQSTSPCFDPPGAHPEPFVEADSDSLGSRGCSRQTSIAFTQQDLSAISFFQFQLHREESLLRNIPADKLLAPDENGNRLLHKAVAQGRRALTYALARRFASLNKIDEKDAEKRTALHLAAEKNQHLMVSDLISLGANVNEQDGRGKTPLHLCAENGYLRVLEVLKNCKDSGVCVAVNLTDHCGLTPLHCAALAHTILAMESQKTDSGSDMGRFLKLRKDQILEGISCLLHMGGKPELQVLHSCQTTAPYLKIEENTELMCLLQTHKPKERDILQESNGLLEAPGVPCPSPPDHFSELLSVSPLDFVDIILKGKC